The Eriocheir sinensis breed Jianghai 21 chromosome 9, ASM2467909v1, whole genome shotgun sequence genomic sequence agggaatggaataatataagaaaaggtaaggaagaagataaacgaagggaaagggagagaatgaaagggaagggaaaagaagagaagtaaagagatgaaggaaaaggaaggggagtggagggacgGAGCCTCTCTAAGCACATCACTGGCTGGCACGCAACATTCTACAAGCAGGGACAATACGCTATCGGGGAGACTGAAGGACCTTAAGGAAAAGTTTGGGCCATCACCACAAATTGTCCCCATGCAACAGCGCTTAACAAACCCCAcccccgccctctccctctccctctctctctctctctctctctctctctctctctctctctctctctctctctttgtccatcCTCCGTGATTTACCTCCGTTAGCCTGAGCGCGTATGAAAAGCAGGAAAATAGACCATCATAAGTGCCATGAATGTTATCTTGGGTGAGGGACGTTGTAGGGCGCGGCTGATTGTGTCCCCGAGCTCCTCTATTACCTGCAATTAAGCGGCTCGTACCTGTGGCCACTAAATCACCAGGTAAAAGCCAACACCTGCACTACTATGGGCGTGTGAAATACAGTCTTTTGGCTCCAAGGGgttattcttcctctcttgaaTGACAGTTTGGATAATGGAACCTGCGGCGAGAGAGAGGGCGCGGTGGTGCACTGAGCCCAGCTATGCATAAGATGCCTATcactataaaataatataacgaTAAAAGGGACAGAGAAGGAAGTTCAAGCCCTCACCTTTATAGGAGTTGCGATTGTACCGTTccttttccacacacacaaaaaaaaagaaatatacgacACACAAACATAATCAaaaccacacactcacacacagggtGGTCTCCATGGATTCCACCAACAAGAACATGAAAAGAATTGCGTTTGAACTGAAATAAGAAATACATAAAGCTGGACAAGGAGACGGCCAGAGGTCAGTCAAGCTACAGAGCCGTGCCCTCGAGAACCCTTCTCTGGACGTACATCTAACCTTAATTCCAACACTTGTAACGATTATCTTTCagcgaataaaatatataaacaaataaaatagatagatatgtgaataagtaattaataaataaataaataaataaatataataaataaataaataaataaatataataaataaataaacaatcctATAATCATCACTCCATTCTTAATTGTAATACTAATAGGAATTAACAGATAATTAATAAACACTTTTGTAAACAGAATTTCAACCTCGATTATGACGCTTCTGATGGTGTTTCCTAAGCTACCAATAAGCAAAGCTGTTCACATTACTCATCCGCTGTGTCTTTTTCGAGGCAATCTTTAAGCACATGTCTGTGTCGGCAGAAGCCTCATCACCTGCTCGTGGTCCTCAGCCTCATCCTTCTGCTtgcagaaagaaaaataactggtAAATatgaaacacaaaaaataaaaataaaaagaaagttcaAGGGTAACGGACCACGATTAAAAATATTATACTCGTTTGAAATAGACTAAACACCGAAAATACCTCAAACCATCTTTACATTAATGAGTGCCTTCATCGTTATGGATGCTAAACTTGTTCTTTGGAAGCACACTCGTGATTGTTGAAAAGAATGGCAAGGGAATgtcaagacgtgtgtgtgtgtgtgtgtgtgtgtgtgtgtgtgtgtgtgtgtgtgtgtgtgtgtgtgtgtgtgtgtgtgtgtgtgtgtgtgattgcgtgCGCGTGCACgcgtgcgggtgtgtgtgtgtgtgtgtgtaaggaggcaTGTCGGTAGGTAGATTTGAATAGTTCGACCACTCTGATCACAGATTACAGCTCACCACGGAGCGGCAAGACTCGGCCACAGGTCCCCCAGGAGCTGGGTGTGTAGCGCGCCAGGCACATGCAATTTACTACCAAAGGGCGCCTTTGGGGTGAAGAACTATATGTATTTAGTTTTCTCTTTTACAGGAAATATTTCATACCTGAATCTATAAACAACATTATAAAACGGAAAGTGAaactcttactcttcttttcgtTTATTATGCTTGCAAGGGTCACATAATCAGCTGattgtagggaggaagggagaccctCTAAAATATTTCCAAGTGAGCGATCTGCATTTGTCGAATATTTGTCCTTTGAATGGAGACGTAGCGGCCCCTGACGGGGGCGGGAGGAAGCAGCGCCACCTCCTGGCCGGCCACCAGCGAGTCATTGAAAGTTCCCAACAATGTGTAGGAGGTGAAGTCGCCTGCCTCTTCGACATCTCCGACCTTCACTTCGATGCCTGACATTCGAATCTCAGCCAAGTCTGTAGGTTGAGCCTTCAAAACGACCTTGGATACGAGGCGATCGACTCTCAGGTCCACTAAGAACCAAGGATTGGAGGAGTTGTCCCTCTCCACGATGGCACAGTTCCTCACATCCCCACGGAAGACACCATCCACAAGGTTCTCTTTCACTCTTATGGCGTCACGCGGCGGCGAAGACGTGATGCCGGATCCAAATGCCATCTCCGGCCCCCTGCTGGTGTAGCAGGTGAGGACGTCTTGGAGCGAAGTAGGCTGGTACGAGCCCGACACGATGAGGGAGGTGAGCAGACAGTGGGTGGGCGCGGCGCGGCACCACAGGTGGCACCAGTCGTGCCGCATGCACGCCGCTCCGCACAGCGTCACGGACGACAGCTGCTGCGACTTCCGCTCGACGAAGTTCGTGAACCACGACTTCTCCACCAGCACGCGCAGCCACAGTCTCTCCCCTTCATCCGCGGTGACCCATCCCTGCACCACGGCCGCACCCACCATCACTGCCGCCCAAACACATGCTGCAGCAGACAGACGCATGTTGACTCCGCCGTGGTAAATGTCAGGTCCTCTTCTGGCGCCAAGAATGTGTCCTACCGCCGCTGAGCCTCGACGGCCTTCCTCCACGCTGGGTCTGTGTACAGCAGCCGGACAGTGACGGATGGCGGGCCGGACCTTTCTTTCTTGTGGCGAGCCGGCAGGGTTGGTGATGGAGCAGCACCCGTCACCGCCGCCCATGCCTGCAGCGCCGCCAAACACCGGCCCCACGCGGCACAATGGCCGGGAGATGTACGCCGCCACGCCCTGCCGCTGCCCTGCCATCCCGCGCCACAACGACACGCCTCACGCCGCGCCGCAAAGGCACCCCGGGGCCACGACGCCCTAGCCATGAACTGATGCCACGGCAATCCCTCAGGGCTggacagtactctctctctctctctctctctgcttcgacACAGACGTCATTCACAGCCTAGGCAAACAATTCATTAGACAAAACAAACATACAAGGTGACTGGCCAAGCACCCactcaagcgcacacacacacacacacacacacacacacacacacacacacacacacacacacacacacactaaaaaaaaaagagaaaaataaatattaaccCTCCACTTTATAAGTACCTGTTCTCACCACaatttctcatcatcttcctgcctgatattctcccttcctccctccctccctccctctctctattattGATCGCCATATCGACATCAATACAGATAACACAACAACGGAGTGAGGAGGACTTGGTGGGGGGCTTGTGCGTAAAATTAAGCacgtagaagaagtagtagtagtagtagtatgagtagtagtagtagtagtagtagtagtagtagtagtagtagtagttgtagttgtagtagtagtagtagtagtagtagtagtagtaattcaaTGACAGAACCTCAAGTAAGAAAGTTCTACAATCACTACTTATGTGAATgatttaatgaaaaaaaaaaacatgaaatgagCTTTAGgttttaacactctctctctctctctctctctctctctctctctctctcataccctgtTGCTTCACCTTGCTTTCTGTTTTCAGTTTTGTAAATTTAACAtcatcttttatttcattcgtCTCCTAAgtactttttctttctgtcttattGAATTTCCTAtactatttttgtttaatttctgaTCACACACTTTCCCTTAACTTattacttccttctgtttttgttattcctcctctttcttcacctaaccattctttctcttctgcttcttcaatttctcttcttcttcttcttctttttcttcttcttcgtcttcttcgacctcctcttcttacttctcttcctctccttccacttccatcttcacctctaccaccacctccttctcctcctcctccacctccccctcctccacctaaaCCTTCaccgcgtcctcctcctcttcgccatccAATCTTGCCTGCGAGTTTCAATGTTTCCAACCTGCCTGTTCTCCCACGGGTTagaattttctttattcttgccGGTTTATTTggtaaaagaatgaggaggaaagagggaggaggaggaggaggaggaggaggaggaagaggaataaaaggaggaggaggaataggaagagaaaacacaTAAGCATGAAAGAACAGGCTGCTTGAATTGTTTGATCATTGTTTATTTATCGGCTTGGTTTACAGCACAAAAAAAGCCTGGAGTGATCGACATTACCGAATTTGTTGACGTACTTGAGGTCCTTTATCATATCCCCatgcagtcgt encodes the following:
- the LOC126996096 gene encoding uncharacterized protein LOC126996096; translation: MAGQRQGVAAYISRPLCRVGPVFGGAAGMGGGDGCCSITNPAGSPQERKVRPAIRHCPAAVHRPSVEEGRRGSAAVGHILGARRGPDIYHGGVNMRLSAAACVWAAVMVGAAVVQGWVTADEGERLWLRVLVEKSWFTNFVERKSQQLSSVTLCGAACMRHDWCHLWCRAAPTHCLLTSLIVSGSYQPTSLQDVLTCYTSRGPEMAFGSGITSSPPRDAIRVKENLVDGVFRGDVRNCAIVERDNSSNPWFLVDLRVDRLVSKVVLKAQPTDLAEIRMSGIEVKVGDVEEAGDFTSYTLLGTFNDSLVAGQEVALLPPAPVRGRYVSIQRTNIRQMQIAHLEIF